Proteins from a genomic interval of Cervus elaphus chromosome 13, mCerEla1.1, whole genome shotgun sequence:
- the PPIP5K1 gene encoding inositol hexakisphosphate and diphosphoinositol-pentakisphosphate kinase 1 isoform X9, with protein MWSLPASEGDSATAHFFLGAGDEGLGPRGLGMRPEESDSELLEDEEDEVPPEPQIIVGICAMTKKSKSKPMTQILERLCRFDYLTVIILGEDVILNEPVENWPSCHCLISFHSKGFPLDKAVAYSKLRNPFLINDLAMQYYIQDRREVYRILQEEGIDLPRYAVLNRDPARPEECNLIEGEDQVEVNGAVFPKPFVEKPVSAEDHNVYIYYPSSAGGGSQRLFRKIGSRSSVYSPESSVRKTGSYIYEEFMPTDGTDVKVYTVGPDYAHAEARKSPALDGKVERDSEGKEIRYPVMLTAMEKLVARKVCVAFKQTVCGFDLLRANGHSFVCDVNGFSFVKNSMKYYDDCAKILGNTIMRELAPQFQIPWSIPMEAEDIPIVPTTSGTMMELRCVIAIIRHGDRTPKQKMKMEVTHPRFFSLFEKHGGYKTGKLKLKRPEQLQEVLDITRLLLAELEKEPGGEIEEKTGKLEQLKSVLEMYGHFSGINRKVQLTYYPHGVKASNEGQDTQREALAPSLLLVLKWGGELTPAGRVQAEELGRAFRCMYPGGQGDYAGFPGCGLLRLHSTFRHDLKIYASDEGRVQMTAAAFAKGLLALEGELTPILVQMVKSANMNGLLDSDGDSLSSCQHRVKARLHHILQQDAPFGPEDYDQLAPTGSTSLLSSMAVIQNPVKVCDQVFDLIENLTHQIRERMQDPKSVDLQLYHSETLELMLQRWSKLERDFRQKSGRYDISKIPDIYDCVKYDVQHNGSLGLEGTAELLRLSKALADVVIPQEYGISREEKLEIAVGFCLPLLRKILLDLQRTHEDESVNKLHPLYSRGVLSPGRHVRTRLYFTSESHVHSLLSVFRYGGLLDETKDTQWQRALAYLSAIPELNYMTQIVIMLYEDNTRDPLSEERFHVELHFSPGVKGVEEEGSAPTGCGFRPASSENEERKADQGSVEDLCPAKASDEPDRALQTSPLPSEGPGLPKKSPLIRNRKAGSMEVLSETSSSRPGGYRLFSSSRPPTEMKQSGLGFEGCSMVPTIYPLETLHNALSLRQVSEFLSRVCQRHTEAQAQASAALFDSMHSNQASDSPFSPPRTLHSPTLQLQQRSEKPPWYSSGPSSTVSSAGPSSPTAVDGNCPFGFSDQPSLSSHMTEGYQDLRLLQEAPGSGAQEPPLEGQQEPFEQNQSPQEPPVETNQPCQEVAEEISQPCQEAPDSSQPCQDIPEEVSQPCQQLSDIRQLCEENRDDVNQTCQEVPQISQPCQDASQLYQKVSKEACELCQENSEEVNQPCQRVPVETGRLVHGFPIGVDGPAQEVLGEAGKPTQEIPEELSQSCQEFSVDIGRLTQGASAINLLSQDTPEVDNPPLEFPGEVALQAQEVSEWVNQQQSYVVPELIDQLSGEDVPQVQCPPSNANPQSQSLAPDQNAPLPPATCESSFSH; from the exons ATGTGGTCACTGCCGGCCAGTGAGGGCGACAGTGCCACAGCCCACTTCTTCCTTGGAGCTGGAGATGAGGGGCTGGGCCCCCGTGGACTCGGCATGAGGCCAGAAGAGAGTGACAGCGAGCTCCTCGAGGATGAGGAGGATGAAGTG CCTCCTGAACCTCAGATCATTGTTGGCATCTGTGCCATGACCAAGAAATCCAAGTCCAAGCCAATGACCCAGATCCTAGAGCGACTCTGCAGGTTTGATTACCTGACTGTTATCATCCTGGGAGAAGACGTGATCCTCAATGAACCTGTGGAAAACTGGCCATCCTGCCACTGCCTCATCTCCTTCCACTCCAAAG GCTTTCCCCTGGACAAAGCTGTTGCTTACTCCAAGCTTCGAAACCCTTTTCTTATCAATGACCTGGCTATGCAGTATTACATCCAGGATAG GAGGGAGGTGTACCGGATCCTGCAGGAGGAAGGTATTGACCTGCCTCGATACGCTGTGCTCAATCGTGACCCTGCCCGGCCTGAGG AGTGCAACCTGATAGAGGGTGAAGACCAGGTGGAGGTAAATGGAGCCGTCTTTCCCAAGCCCTTTGTGGAGAAGCCCGTGAGTGCAGAGGACCACAACGTTTACATCTACTACCCCAGCTCAGCTGGTGGAGGAAGTCAGCGCCTCTTCCGTAAG ATTGGCAGCCGAAGCAGTGTTTACTCTCCAGAGAGCAGCGTCCGAAAGACAGGCTCATACATCTATGAGGAGTTTATGCCAACAGATGGCACAGATGTCAAG GTATATACAGTGGGGCCAGACTATGCCCATGCTGAAGCCAGAAAATCTCCAGCTTTGGATGGGAAGGTTGAACGAGACAGTGAGGGGAAAGAGATTCGATATCCAGTCATGCTGACCGCCATGGAAAAGCTGGTGGCCAGGAAAGTCTGCGTAGCTTTTAAG CAAACAGTTTGTGGTTTCGATCTCCTCCGTGCCAATGGTCACTCCTTTGTGTGTGACGTCAATGGCTTCAGTTTTGTCAAGAATTCAATGAAATACTATGATGACTGTGCCAAGATTCTAGG AAACACGATAATGCGGGAGCTTGCCCCACAGTTCCAGATCCCGTGGTCCATCCCCATGGAGGCTGAGGACATTCCCATTGTCCCTACCACTTCCGGCACTAT GATGGAACTTCGTTGTGTCATTGCAATCATTCGTCACGGGGATCGTACACCCAAGCAGAAGATGAAGATGGAGGTGACACACCCAAG ATTTTTTAGTCTATTCGAAAAACATGGTGGCTACAAGACAGGGAAATTAAAACTGAAGCGGCCAGAGCAGCTACAG GAGGTGCTGGACATCACACGGCTGCTACTGGCTGAACTGGAGAAAGAACCAGGTGGTGAGATCGAGGAGAAGACAGGGAAATTGGAGCAGTTAAAATCCGTGCTGGAGAT GTACGGTCACTTCTCAGGCATCAACCGGAAGGTGCAGCTGACTTACTACCCTCATGGAGTAAAAGCTTCTAATGAGGGGCAAG ATACGCAGCGGGAGGCTCTGGCCCCATCCCTCTTGCTGGTACTGAAATGGGGTGGAGAACTGACCCCGGCTGGCCGTGTTCAGGCTGAGGAGCTGGGGCGAGCTTTCCGCTGCATGTACCCTGGAGGACAGG GTGACTATGCTGGCTTTCCCGGCTGTGGGCTGCTTCGTCTCCATAGCACTTTCCGCCATGATCTCAAGATTTACGCCTCTGATGAGGGCCGTGTCCAGATGACTGCCGCAGCCTTTGCTAAG GGCCTTCTGGCTCTAGAAGGGGAGTTGACACCCATTCTGGTACAAATGGTGAAGAGTGCCAACATGAACGGGCTCTTGGACAGCGATGGGGATTCCCTGAGCAGCTGCCAGCACCGTGTGAAGGCTCGGCTACATCACATTCTGCAGCAGGACGCGCCCTTTGGCCCTGAGGATTACGATCAG CTGGCTCCCACTGGAAGCACTTCCCTGCTCAGCTCCATGGCTGTTATCCAGAATCCTGTGAAGGTCTGTGATCAGGTATTTGACCTGATTGAAAACCTCACTCACCAGATCCGGGAACGGATGCAGGACCCCAAGTCTGTAG ACCTGCAGCTCTACCACAGCGAGACATTAGAGCTGATGCTGCAGCGCTGGAGCAAGCTGGAGCGCGACTTCCGGCAGAAGAGTGGGCGCTATGACATCAGTAAGATCCCTGACATCTACGACTGTGTCAAGTATGATGTCCAGCACAATGGGAGTCTGGGACTTGAAGGCACGGCAGAACTGCTCCGTCTCTCTAAGGCACTGGCTGATGTAGTTATTCCCCAG GAATACGGCATCAGTCGGGAGGAGAAACTGGAAATTGCCGTGGGCTTCTGTCTCCCACTGTTGCGGAAGATACTACTTGACCTACAGAGAACCCACGAGGATGAGTCTGTCAACAAGCTGCATCCCCT GTACTCCCGAggggtgctctctccaggccgcCATGTTCGAACACGTCTATACTTCACCAGCGAAAGCCACGTGCACTCCCTACTCAGTGTCTTCCGCTATGGGGGACTTCTGGAT GAAACCAAGGATACACAGTGGCAGCGAGCTTTGGCTTATCTCAGTGCCATCCCAGAGCTCAACTACATGACGCAGATTGTCATCATGCTCTATGAGGACAACACCCGG GATCCCTTGTCGGAGGAGCGGTTCCACGTGGAGTTGCACTTCAGCCCTGGAGTGAAAGGCGTTGAGGAAGAAGGCAGTGCCCCCACTGGCTGTGGATTCCGTCCAGCCTCTTCTGAG AATGAGGAGAGGAAAGCAGACCAAGGCAGCGTGGAGGACCTGTGCCCCGCGAAGGCATCAGATGAGCCAGACCGAGCATTGCAGACCTCGCCCCTGCCCTCTGAGGGCCCTGGCCTCCCAAAGAAATCACCCCTCATTCGTAACCGCAAAGCCGGCTCCATGGAG GTGCTTtctgagacttcctcctcgaggCCTGGTGGGTACCGACTCTTTTCATCTTCACGGCCACCGACAGAGATGAAGCAGAGCGGCCTAG GATTTGAAGGGTGCTCCATGGTGCCTACTATTTACCCCCTGGAAACACTGCATAATGCCCTTTCCTTGCGTCAAGTGAGTGAATTCTTGAGTAGAGTCTGCCAGCGCCACACTGAGGCCCAAGCACAGGCGTCTGCAG CCCTCTTTGACTCTATGCACAGCAACCAAGCCTCTGACAGCCCGTTTTCTCCACCTCGCACTCTTCATTCACCTACCCTACAACTCCAGCAGCGCTCTGAAAAGCCCCCTTGGT ACAGCAGTGGCCCTTCCAGCACTGTTTCCAGTGCTGGTCCTTCTTCCCCTACTGCAGTGGATGGTAACTGCCCTTTCGGCTTCAGTGATCAGCCCTCCTTAAGCTCACACATGACTGAAGGATATCAAGACCTCAGGCTGCTCCAGGAGGCCCCTGGGAGTGGCGCACAAGAGCCGCCTTTAGAAGGGCAGCAAGAGCCTTTTGAACAAAACCAGTCCCCACAGGAACCACCTGTAGAAACCAACCAGCCATGCCAGGAGGTAGCTGAGGAAATCAGCCAGCCATGTCAGGAGGCCCCGGACAGCAGCCAACCATGCCAGGACATCCCTGAAGAGGTCAGCCAGCCGTGCCAGCAGCTCTCTGACATCCGCCAACTATGCGAGGAGAACCGCGACGATGTTAACCAGACATGCCAGGAGGTCCCTCAGATCAGCCAACCATGCCAGGATGCCAGCCAGCTATACCAGAAAGTCTCCAAAGAAGCTTGCGAACTTTGCCAGGAGAACTCTGAGGAGGTCAACCAGCCATGCCAGAGGGTCCCTGTAGAGACTGGCAGGCTGGTCCATGGGTTCCCTATAGGGGTTGATGGCCCAGCCCAGGAAGTCCTTGGGGAGGCTGGCAAGCCCACCCAAGAGATCCCTGAGGAGCTCAGCCAATCATGCCAGGAATTCTCTGTGGACATTGGCAGGCTGACCCAAGGGGCTTCTGCAATCAATTTGTTGTCTCAGGACACACCTGAGGTTGATAACCCGCCTCTAGAGTTCCCTGGGGAGGTTGCCCTGCAGGCCCAGGAGGTCTCAGAGTGGGTGAATCAGCAGCAGTCCTATGTGGTCCCTGAGCTGATTGACCAGCTATCTGGAGAGGATGTTCCCCAAGTCCAGTGTCCACCTAGCAATGCAAACCCTCAGAGCCAGTCTCTAGCCCCTGACCAGAACGCCCCCCTTCCACCAGCAACGTGTGAGTCATCATTTTCTCATTAG
- the PPIP5K1 gene encoding inositol hexakisphosphate and diphosphoinositol-pentakisphosphate kinase 1 isoform X5 — MWSLPASEGDSATAHFFLGAGDEGLGPRGLGMRPEESDSELLEDEEDEVPPEPQIIVGICAMTKKSKSKPMTQILERLCRFDYLTVIILGEDVILNEPVENWPSCHCLISFHSKGFPLDKAVAYSKLRNPFLINDLAMQYYIQDRREVYRILQEEGIDLPRYAVLNRDPARPEECNLIEGEDQVEVNGAVFPKPFVEKPVSAEDHNVYIYYPSSAGGGSQRLFRKIGSRSSVYSPESSVRKTGSYIYEEFMPTDGTDVKVYTVGPDYAHAEARKSPALDGKVERDSEGKEIRYPVMLTAMEKLVARKVCVAFKQTVCGFDLLRANGHSFVCDVNGFSFVKNSMKYYDDCAKILGNTIMRELAPQFQIPWSIPMEAEDIPIVPTTSGTMMELRCVIAIIRHGDRTPKQKMKMEVTHPRFFSLFEKHGGYKTGKLKLKRPEQLQEVLDITRLLLAELEKEPGGEIEEKTGKLEQLKSVLEMYGHFSGINRKVQLTYYPHGVKASNEGQDTQREALAPSLLLVLKWGGELTPAGRVQAEELGRAFRCMYPGGQGDYAGFPGCGLLRLHSTFRHDLKIYASDEGRVQMTAAAFAKGLLALEGELTPILVQMVKSANMNGLLDSDGDSLSSCQHRVKARLHHILQQDAPFGPEDYDQLAPTGSTSLLSSMAVIQNPVKVCDQVFDLIENLTHQIRERMQDPKSVDLQLYHSETLELMLQRWSKLERDFRQKSGRYDISKIPDIYDCVKYDVQHNGSLGLEGTAELLRLSKALADVVIPQEYGISREEKLEIAVGFCLPLLRKILLDLQRTHEDESVNKLHPLYSRGVLSPGRHVRTRLYFTSESHVHSLLSVFRYGGLLDETKDTQWQRALAYLSAIPELNYMTQIVIMLYEDNTRDPLSEERFHVELHFSPGVKGVEEEGSAPTGCGFRPASSENEERKADQGSVEDLCPAKASDEPDRALQTSPLPSEGPGLPKKSPLIRNRKAGSMEVLSETSSSRPGGYRLFSSSRPPTEMKQSGLELLDDQHPVVRLLRSFSSDCTGGRPVSLDATLAHHLHQCSYHLRLFRNWLRSGQDDPECLYGFEGCSMVPTIYPLETLHNALSLRQVSEFLSRVCQRHTEAQAQASAALFDSMHSNQASDSPFSPPRTLHSPTLQLQQRSEKPPWYSSGPSSTVSSAGPSSPTAVDGNCPFGFSDQPSLSSHMTEGYQDLRLLQEAPGSGAQEPPLEGQQEPFEQNQSPQEPPVETNQPCQEVAEEISQPCQEAPDSSQPCQDIPEEVSQPCQQLSDIRQLCEENRDDVNQTCQEVPQISQPCQDASQLYQKVSKEACELCQENSEEVNQPCQRVPVETGRLVHGFPIGVDGPAQEVLGEAGKPTQEIPEELSQSCQEFSVDIGRLTQGASAINLLSQDTPEVDNPPLEFPGEVALQAQEVSEWVNQQQSYVVPELIDQLSGEDVPQVQCPPSNANPQSQSLAPDQNAPLPPATCESSFSH; from the exons ATGTGGTCACTGCCGGCCAGTGAGGGCGACAGTGCCACAGCCCACTTCTTCCTTGGAGCTGGAGATGAGGGGCTGGGCCCCCGTGGACTCGGCATGAGGCCAGAAGAGAGTGACAGCGAGCTCCTCGAGGATGAGGAGGATGAAGTG CCTCCTGAACCTCAGATCATTGTTGGCATCTGTGCCATGACCAAGAAATCCAAGTCCAAGCCAATGACCCAGATCCTAGAGCGACTCTGCAGGTTTGATTACCTGACTGTTATCATCCTGGGAGAAGACGTGATCCTCAATGAACCTGTGGAAAACTGGCCATCCTGCCACTGCCTCATCTCCTTCCACTCCAAAG GCTTTCCCCTGGACAAAGCTGTTGCTTACTCCAAGCTTCGAAACCCTTTTCTTATCAATGACCTGGCTATGCAGTATTACATCCAGGATAG GAGGGAGGTGTACCGGATCCTGCAGGAGGAAGGTATTGACCTGCCTCGATACGCTGTGCTCAATCGTGACCCTGCCCGGCCTGAGG AGTGCAACCTGATAGAGGGTGAAGACCAGGTGGAGGTAAATGGAGCCGTCTTTCCCAAGCCCTTTGTGGAGAAGCCCGTGAGTGCAGAGGACCACAACGTTTACATCTACTACCCCAGCTCAGCTGGTGGAGGAAGTCAGCGCCTCTTCCGTAAG ATTGGCAGCCGAAGCAGTGTTTACTCTCCAGAGAGCAGCGTCCGAAAGACAGGCTCATACATCTATGAGGAGTTTATGCCAACAGATGGCACAGATGTCAAG GTATATACAGTGGGGCCAGACTATGCCCATGCTGAAGCCAGAAAATCTCCAGCTTTGGATGGGAAGGTTGAACGAGACAGTGAGGGGAAAGAGATTCGATATCCAGTCATGCTGACCGCCATGGAAAAGCTGGTGGCCAGGAAAGTCTGCGTAGCTTTTAAG CAAACAGTTTGTGGTTTCGATCTCCTCCGTGCCAATGGTCACTCCTTTGTGTGTGACGTCAATGGCTTCAGTTTTGTCAAGAATTCAATGAAATACTATGATGACTGTGCCAAGATTCTAGG AAACACGATAATGCGGGAGCTTGCCCCACAGTTCCAGATCCCGTGGTCCATCCCCATGGAGGCTGAGGACATTCCCATTGTCCCTACCACTTCCGGCACTAT GATGGAACTTCGTTGTGTCATTGCAATCATTCGTCACGGGGATCGTACACCCAAGCAGAAGATGAAGATGGAGGTGACACACCCAAG ATTTTTTAGTCTATTCGAAAAACATGGTGGCTACAAGACAGGGAAATTAAAACTGAAGCGGCCAGAGCAGCTACAG GAGGTGCTGGACATCACACGGCTGCTACTGGCTGAACTGGAGAAAGAACCAGGTGGTGAGATCGAGGAGAAGACAGGGAAATTGGAGCAGTTAAAATCCGTGCTGGAGAT GTACGGTCACTTCTCAGGCATCAACCGGAAGGTGCAGCTGACTTACTACCCTCATGGAGTAAAAGCTTCTAATGAGGGGCAAG ATACGCAGCGGGAGGCTCTGGCCCCATCCCTCTTGCTGGTACTGAAATGGGGTGGAGAACTGACCCCGGCTGGCCGTGTTCAGGCTGAGGAGCTGGGGCGAGCTTTCCGCTGCATGTACCCTGGAGGACAGG GTGACTATGCTGGCTTTCCCGGCTGTGGGCTGCTTCGTCTCCATAGCACTTTCCGCCATGATCTCAAGATTTACGCCTCTGATGAGGGCCGTGTCCAGATGACTGCCGCAGCCTTTGCTAAG GGCCTTCTGGCTCTAGAAGGGGAGTTGACACCCATTCTGGTACAAATGGTGAAGAGTGCCAACATGAACGGGCTCTTGGACAGCGATGGGGATTCCCTGAGCAGCTGCCAGCACCGTGTGAAGGCTCGGCTACATCACATTCTGCAGCAGGACGCGCCCTTTGGCCCTGAGGATTACGATCAG CTGGCTCCCACTGGAAGCACTTCCCTGCTCAGCTCCATGGCTGTTATCCAGAATCCTGTGAAGGTCTGTGATCAGGTATTTGACCTGATTGAAAACCTCACTCACCAGATCCGGGAACGGATGCAGGACCCCAAGTCTGTAG ACCTGCAGCTCTACCACAGCGAGACATTAGAGCTGATGCTGCAGCGCTGGAGCAAGCTGGAGCGCGACTTCCGGCAGAAGAGTGGGCGCTATGACATCAGTAAGATCCCTGACATCTACGACTGTGTCAAGTATGATGTCCAGCACAATGGGAGTCTGGGACTTGAAGGCACGGCAGAACTGCTCCGTCTCTCTAAGGCACTGGCTGATGTAGTTATTCCCCAG GAATACGGCATCAGTCGGGAGGAGAAACTGGAAATTGCCGTGGGCTTCTGTCTCCCACTGTTGCGGAAGATACTACTTGACCTACAGAGAACCCACGAGGATGAGTCTGTCAACAAGCTGCATCCCCT GTACTCCCGAggggtgctctctccaggccgcCATGTTCGAACACGTCTATACTTCACCAGCGAAAGCCACGTGCACTCCCTACTCAGTGTCTTCCGCTATGGGGGACTTCTGGAT GAAACCAAGGATACACAGTGGCAGCGAGCTTTGGCTTATCTCAGTGCCATCCCAGAGCTCAACTACATGACGCAGATTGTCATCATGCTCTATGAGGACAACACCCGG GATCCCTTGTCGGAGGAGCGGTTCCACGTGGAGTTGCACTTCAGCCCTGGAGTGAAAGGCGTTGAGGAAGAAGGCAGTGCCCCCACTGGCTGTGGATTCCGTCCAGCCTCTTCTGAG AATGAGGAGAGGAAAGCAGACCAAGGCAGCGTGGAGGACCTGTGCCCCGCGAAGGCATCAGATGAGCCAGACCGAGCATTGCAGACCTCGCCCCTGCCCTCTGAGGGCCCTGGCCTCCCAAAGAAATCACCCCTCATTCGTAACCGCAAAGCCGGCTCCATGGAG GTGCTTtctgagacttcctcctcgaggCCTGGTGGGTACCGACTCTTTTCATCTTCACGGCCACCGACAGAGATGAAGCAGAGCGGCCTAG AGCTGCTGGATGACCAGCACCCTGTGGTCCGGTTGCTGCGCAGTTTTTCCTCTGACTGCACAGGGGGCCGGCCAGTGTCCTTGGATGCCACGCTGGCGCATCACCTGCACCAGTGCTCCTACCACCTGCGCCTCTTCCGGAACTGGCTGCGCTCAGGCCAGGATGACCCCGAGTGCCTCTACG GATTTGAAGGGTGCTCCATGGTGCCTACTATTTACCCCCTGGAAACACTGCATAATGCCCTTTCCTTGCGTCAAGTGAGTGAATTCTTGAGTAGAGTCTGCCAGCGCCACACTGAGGCCCAAGCACAGGCGTCTGCAG CCCTCTTTGACTCTATGCACAGCAACCAAGCCTCTGACAGCCCGTTTTCTCCACCTCGCACTCTTCATTCACCTACCCTACAACTCCAGCAGCGCTCTGAAAAGCCCCCTTGGT ACAGCAGTGGCCCTTCCAGCACTGTTTCCAGTGCTGGTCCTTCTTCCCCTACTGCAGTGGATGGTAACTGCCCTTTCGGCTTCAGTGATCAGCCCTCCTTAAGCTCACACATGACTGAAGGATATCAAGACCTCAGGCTGCTCCAGGAGGCCCCTGGGAGTGGCGCACAAGAGCCGCCTTTAGAAGGGCAGCAAGAGCCTTTTGAACAAAACCAGTCCCCACAGGAACCACCTGTAGAAACCAACCAGCCATGCCAGGAGGTAGCTGAGGAAATCAGCCAGCCATGTCAGGAGGCCCCGGACAGCAGCCAACCATGCCAGGACATCCCTGAAGAGGTCAGCCAGCCGTGCCAGCAGCTCTCTGACATCCGCCAACTATGCGAGGAGAACCGCGACGATGTTAACCAGACATGCCAGGAGGTCCCTCAGATCAGCCAACCATGCCAGGATGCCAGCCAGCTATACCAGAAAGTCTCCAAAGAAGCTTGCGAACTTTGCCAGGAGAACTCTGAGGAGGTCAACCAGCCATGCCAGAGGGTCCCTGTAGAGACTGGCAGGCTGGTCCATGGGTTCCCTATAGGGGTTGATGGCCCAGCCCAGGAAGTCCTTGGGGAGGCTGGCAAGCCCACCCAAGAGATCCCTGAGGAGCTCAGCCAATCATGCCAGGAATTCTCTGTGGACATTGGCAGGCTGACCCAAGGGGCTTCTGCAATCAATTTGTTGTCTCAGGACACACCTGAGGTTGATAACCCGCCTCTAGAGTTCCCTGGGGAGGTTGCCCTGCAGGCCCAGGAGGTCTCAGAGTGGGTGAATCAGCAGCAGTCCTATGTGGTCCCTGAGCTGATTGACCAGCTATCTGGAGAGGATGTTCCCCAAGTCCAGTGTCCACCTAGCAATGCAAACCCTCAGAGCCAGTCTCTAGCCCCTGACCAGAACGCCCCCCTTCCACCAGCAACGTGTGAGTCATCATTTTCTCATTAG